The bacterium nucleotide sequence GGCCCTCGAGAAAAAGAACATGTTCGATAAAGCCGCGACCGATCTCGAGGCCCCGCTGGCTGAGGCCAAAAACACCTCAACCACCATGCGCAGTCAACTCGACCAGCTGAAGGCCAAGCTCGACGAAGCGCGGGTGCGCGAGGGAACGCTCATCGCGCGGCATCAGGCGGCAAAGGCGAAAAAGCAGATCTCTTCAGGACTTGCGGGCATAGGTGACGGCGCCTTCGCGAACTTTGATAAGTACGAGCAGAAAGTGCTCAAAGCGGAAAGTGAAGCTGAAGCCATGGCGGAACTCGCAGGCGACACAACCTCAGTCGAGGAGGAATTCGCGAAACTCGAAGCCGGCGATTCGGTCGAAGAAGAACTTGCGCTGCTCAAGGCGGCTGCAGAGAAAAAGTAATTCCGGAAACAGATAGCGCAAGGAGCAACGAGTATGGCAAATATCGTCACGTCAACCCGTGTGAAGGTAAAGAGGTACCTCAAGGAGATTTACGGGCGGAATTACAAAAACATGGTCGAAGAAGTGGAGCAGTCGTTCATCATCCGCCGTGGCTCCGCAGCAGTGCATGTATCCGTTAAACCCCTGAGCAAAAACGACTGCATCGTCAATGCGCTCTCGTACGTCGTGCAGGGTGCGAAGATCGGACCGAAGGTTCTTGGTCTGCTCATGCGCCGCAATGCCACCTATCCCATCGGGGCATATGGATTGCTTTTCGACGACACTATCGTCTTCAGCCACAGCATCGCGGGCGCCAACCTCGATCCGAACGAACTCCGTACCACGATTGCGACCGTGGCCTTCGTCGCCGATGAAACGGATGATGAGATACGGGCGATGTCTGGCGGACTCCGGGCCGTCGACGCCATCGGCATCATGGACACCGACAGTCCCTCACCCGGCAAGCGCAAACGTAACGCCTCGACGAAAAAAGCAAGCGTCGGAAAGAAAGCACCGGCGAAGAAAAAAGCGACGCCCACAAAGAAGAGCAGCACAAAAGCCGTGCCGCGGAAAAAGGCTGCGCCACCTAAAAGAGCGTCAAAGAAGAAATAACGCGTTTTCTACTGAGTACAGGGGCCAGTGCGGCCCCTGTTTCATTTCGTCACCAAGGAGCCAGTCATGCTGCGATCGGTGATGCACCGGGGGAAGCCATGCATGCACGGAAGCCTCACGCTTCTCAGTGTTGTCATGATGCTCACTCCCCTTTCACCGCTTCCGGCACAGCATCAAACGCGACACGCTGTATCCCTGGAGTACTCCGGCCTGATGCTGTATGGCAGTCCCGAGGTGGGCTATGAAATCATTGTCTCAGAACGCACCAGTTTCCGTTTTGGATTCGGTGCGCCTTACGTCACGACGATACTGGCAGATATCGAAGGGTATGGTGGCTCCGCCATGGTGAATTTCATGAGCCGTGGGATATACAAGTTTGAATGGTCCGCCGGGATATCAGTAATGCGCACGAATTTCGGCCTCACGTTCAGCGACGAGCGCTACGATCTGGGATTGCATGTGTTCCCTGCGGTCAGCGTGGGCTTCCGAACCCTGCCCCGGCGAAGCGGATGGTTCTGGCGCGCAGGTGCTGCCTGGATGTATGGCTTCGGGTTGCCACTGCATGTCGGTATCGGATACGTCTTCTGATTGAAGCGCTCTTCCTGCTGCGCGGCGATCTCACGGCCCTGGCATTTTGACAAATTGCGTGAAAACTCCCATATTGACATGTATTAACGGATTTCGTAAACCGGCAACAGATCCATTATATAGAAGGAGCATCGCATGCCCGCAGCGATTCAGCAGTGGCCCGACGACAGCCTGGAACGACAAGCCTACAACGCAGTGGAGAATGTCCCGGTCGTGGAAGCGAATGACCGCAACCGCCTCGGG carries:
- a CDS encoding PspA/IM30 family protein — translated: MASIFSRITDIFKANINDILDRAEDPEKMIKQMVIEMEEAVNKATTAVGAAIANEKQLDRQHAEKKKLAAKWQDRAVKAVNAGRDDLARQALEKKNMFDKAATDLEAPLAEAKNTSTTMRSQLDQLKAKLDEARVREGTLIARHQAAKAKKQISSGLAGIGDGAFANFDKYEQKVLKAESEAEAMAELAGDTTSVEEEFAKLEAGDSVEEELALLKAAAEKK
- a CDS encoding YbjN domain-containing protein; the encoded protein is MANIVTSTRVKVKRYLKEIYGRNYKNMVEEVEQSFIIRRGSAAVHVSVKPLSKNDCIVNALSYVVQGAKIGPKVLGLLMRRNATYPIGAYGLLFDDTIVFSHSIAGANLDPNELRTTIATVAFVADETDDEIRAMSGGLRAVDAIGIMDTDSPSPGKRKRNASTKKASVGKKAPAKKKATPTKKSSTKAVPRKKAAPPKRASKKK